The Halomicronema hongdechloris C2206 genome includes a window with the following:
- a CDS encoding ATP-binding protein: MLAPPGTGKTMAAEALAHQLDLPMYRIDLSQVVNKYIGETEKNLKRLFDTADISDTVLFFDEADALFGRRTEVKDAHDRYANLEISYLLERMERFQGLAILATNRQKDLDDAFLRRLRYIIEFPLPEERERRRLWQQVIPPQVDASQLDIAFLARQFPLAGGHIRSIIFNACLQTARSPTLPLPHSPSPALSMETVLIAVKREYDKLNRSVSQTQFGPYAPLLERLDHA; encoded by the coding sequence TTGCTGGCCCCCCCTGGCACCGGCAAAACCATGGCCGCCGAAGCCCTGGCTCACCAGCTGGACCTGCCCATGTACCGCATCGACCTGTCCCAGGTGGTGAATAAATACATCGGCGAAACCGAAAAGAACCTGAAGCGCCTCTTCGACACCGCCGATATCTCTGACACGGTGCTCTTTTTCGACGAAGCCGACGCCCTCTTCGGCCGCCGCACCGAAGTCAAAGATGCCCACGACCGCTACGCCAACCTGGAAATCAGCTACCTGCTAGAGCGCATGGAACGCTTCCAGGGCCTGGCCATCCTGGCCACCAACCGGCAAAAAGATCTCGACGACGCCTTCCTGCGCCGGCTGCGCTACATCATCGAATTTCCTCTGCCCGAAGAACGAGAACGCCGCCGCCTCTGGCAGCAGGTGATCCCACCCCAGGTAGACGCCAGCCAGCTCGATATCGCCTTTCTGGCCCGCCAGTTCCCCCTGGCCGGGGGCCATATCCGTTCCATTATCTTCAATGCCTGCCTGCAAACCGCCCGCTCCCCCACTCTCCCACTCCCCCACTCCCCATCCCCCGCCCTCTCCATGGAGACCGTCTTGATCGCCGTCAAACGAGAATACGACAAACTCAACCGTTCCGTCAGCCAAACCCAGTTTGGCCCCTATGCCCCCCTACTTGAGAGGCTCGACCATGCCTGA